In a genomic window of uncultured Sphaerochaeta sp.:
- a CDS encoding secondary thiamine-phosphate synthase enzyme YjbQ: MKSYRKELHFHLPSRRGLVNITGMVAQAIAESGVQEGLVLVNAMNITASVFINDDESGLHQDYERWLEKLAPEKPYSQYHHNGYEDNADAHLKRTIMGRESVVGITQGKLDFGTWEQIFYFEFDGKRDKRVLVKIIGE; the protein is encoded by the coding sequence ATGAAAAGCTATCGCAAGGAACTGCATTTCCATCTGCCGAGCAGAAGAGGCTTGGTGAACATCACCGGCATGGTTGCCCAGGCAATCGCAGAGAGCGGGGTACAGGAGGGGCTGGTACTGGTCAATGCGATGAACATCACCGCCAGCGTCTTCATCAACGATGATGAGAGCGGCCTGCATCAGGACTATGAGCGTTGGCTGGAGAAACTGGCCCCGGAAAAGCCCTACTCCCAGTACCACCACAATGGATATGAGGACAATGCCGATGCACACCTCAAGCGTACCATCATGGGTCGGGAGAGCGTGGTGGGCATTACACAAGGAAAGCTGGACTTCGGCACCTGGGAGCAGATCTTCTATTTTGAGTTTGACGGGAAGCGGGACAAGCGGGTCTTGGTGAAGATCATCGGGGAGTAG
- a CDS encoding chitobiase/beta-hexosaminidase C-terminal domain-containing protein has protein sequence MRRTSYLRAALLLVSLLCVLVVLVSCNEAPLTGDLVIDFGSKGSRAITPENLRVTWVQISGSLDSDPTVVIGPQNFQLGEAIVINGLKIGTWTINVVGYGVDPATTGAVALTPAATQSVQIRSGLVTSATFALHYQTGGKGRAEVTVLWTGTHFVKLQARLSNGYEHSGSNFGNEVGVLIFDDIAVGDYGIDIIMRNQSGTYLTDPILMADTINVYNGQISKGTIDLRSVPFPALDRPIVTASAEATHEDPLQSYRTITIESPVEEVRIYYTLDGTVPGFSALMTPNSSTFLYTDPFEITEIGDTEIKAIACKDGYRDSYATYDCIYTITGEGPGGVIITEPALVSNVAINQADATLANFLVTYEESGDPTITATWYLDGNATAAVDTDGDGNQFTFTPELTTTGSHQVTVSLAYLDGTTPKTVSAMKLFTANQVVTPVLTTTDVVGGKQVTISNGTSGATIHCTIDGSIPSTSISPLTVPMQFLESATTTVKAMAAKKGMVSSAIAETTVTVAQGPTPTFSAVGGSYVDAVGILISSTASGATFTYTTDGSTPTISSNEYSTYIPITDSTSPTVLKAMATYLGMANSEVMSATYTITSSHPVGSTGPAGGVIFHVNADPSITSWKYLEAASADEIGTHPFVGSLTSYEIGEGARGTAVGTGKTNTRTIVDVMTAQSGYVATGAADICDSKSVIYESTTYDDWFLPSRDELLLLYQMRDSIGGFVTEGDTAPLGYISSTEESNSFATGVVFSTGAAVTRAKDNLCYVRAIRSFL, from the coding sequence ATGAGACGTACATCCTATCTGCGTGCAGCACTACTGTTGGTATCGCTGCTTTGTGTGTTGGTGGTTCTGGTATCATGCAATGAGGCTCCCCTCACCGGTGATCTTGTCATCGATTTCGGGTCAAAGGGATCGAGGGCCATCACCCCGGAAAACCTTCGGGTGACGTGGGTACAGATCAGCGGCAGCCTGGATTCGGATCCGACTGTTGTCATCGGCCCACAGAACTTCCAATTGGGCGAAGCAATTGTCATCAATGGTCTGAAGATCGGCACCTGGACGATCAACGTGGTTGGCTATGGCGTCGATCCAGCAACAACTGGAGCGGTGGCACTTACCCCTGCAGCTACACAAAGCGTCCAGATCCGCTCAGGGCTAGTCACCTCCGCCACCTTTGCACTGCATTATCAGACCGGAGGTAAAGGGCGTGCAGAAGTGACCGTGCTCTGGACAGGTACTCATTTTGTGAAACTTCAGGCAAGGCTCAGCAATGGATATGAGCACTCGGGAAGTAATTTCGGCAATGAAGTGGGAGTTCTCATATTCGATGATATCGCCGTCGGTGACTATGGGATTGACATCATCATGCGAAACCAATCGGGAACCTACTTGACCGATCCTATTCTCATGGCTGATACGATCAATGTGTACAACGGTCAGATTTCGAAGGGGACTATTGACTTGAGAAGCGTGCCATTCCCTGCCTTGGATCGACCCATCGTCACTGCTTCTGCAGAAGCCACTCATGAGGATCCACTGCAGTCATACCGCACAATCACCATTGAAAGTCCGGTCGAAGAGGTTCGCATCTATTACACATTGGATGGAACAGTTCCTGGATTTAGTGCATTGATGACGCCAAACAGCTCCACATTCCTTTATACTGATCCTTTTGAGATCACCGAAATCGGAGACACAGAGATCAAGGCCATAGCGTGTAAGGATGGGTATAGAGATTCATATGCAACCTATGATTGCATTTACACCATCACCGGCGAAGGCCCAGGCGGGGTCATCATCACAGAGCCTGCACTGGTGAGCAATGTAGCCATCAACCAAGCCGATGCTACGCTTGCCAATTTCCTGGTGACCTATGAGGAATCCGGGGATCCGACCATCACCGCCACGTGGTATCTGGATGGCAATGCAACTGCTGCGGTTGATACCGATGGGGATGGCAATCAATTCACCTTCACCCCAGAGCTGACTACCACCGGCAGCCATCAGGTCACCGTCAGCCTCGCCTATCTGGATGGCACCACACCCAAGACCGTCTCCGCCATGAAGCTCTTCACTGCCAATCAGGTAGTGACGCCGGTGCTGACCACAACTGATGTGGTGGGAGGGAAACAGGTTACCATCAGCAACGGAACCAGTGGTGCAACCATCCATTGCACAATCGATGGCTCCATACCATCCACTTCCATCAGTCCGTTAACAGTACCCATGCAATTCCTCGAATCTGCAACGACTACGGTAAAAGCCATGGCAGCAAAGAAAGGTATGGTGAGTTCTGCTATTGCTGAAACGACGGTCACGGTTGCGCAAGGTCCTACCCCTACCTTCAGTGCAGTGGGCGGGAGCTATGTTGATGCTGTCGGCATTCTCATAAGCAGTACTGCAAGTGGAGCGACCTTCACCTATACGACGGATGGCTCCACCCCAACGATAAGCAGCAATGAATACAGTACCTATATACCGATTACCGACTCCACTTCCCCTACGGTGTTGAAGGCAATGGCGACGTACTTGGGTATGGCCAACAGTGAAGTGATGAGTGCAACCTACACCATCACCTCGTCGCATCCTGTGGGAAGCACAGGACCTGCAGGTGGGGTGATATTCCATGTGAATGCCGATCCATCCATCACAAGTTGGAAGTACCTCGAAGCCGCATCAGCGGATGAAATTGGCACGCATCCCTTCGTAGGAAGCTTAACGTCATATGAAATTGGTGAGGGGGCCCGGGGAACCGCAGTCGGAACAGGAAAGACAAATACCCGTACCATCGTCGACGTGATGACAGCACAATCAGGGTATGTGGCAACTGGTGCTGCCGATATTTGTGACAGTAAGAGCGTGATATATGAGTCCACCACTTACGATGACTGGTTCCTTCCCAGCCGTGATGAATTGCTCTTGTTGTATCAGATGAGAGATTCCATCGGCGGGTTTGTAACGGAAGGAGATACAGCTCCATTAGGCTATATTTCTTCCACTGAGGAGTCAAATTCTTTTGCTACAGGTGTTGTGTTCAGCACGGGTGCTGCTGTAACCAGGGCTAAAGATAATCTATGCTATGTACGCGCCATTCGTTCGTTCCTCTAG
- a CDS encoding chitobiase/beta-hexosaminidase C-terminal domain-containing protein — protein MQTIQPTQSLKRLVLIALTSLFLLISCTGMEQRSGTLSLVPDQEGAKSILPDSANISISVIQVSGTGPLGAVLEAQNFLLGGRIAIDGLTPGTWTIQITGYNGTVEHLGTQLTTLASQTVVIASGRTTTASFSLQFLTEGNGSASIQVNWPSTNSSIASVTGVLGDATSPVATAHADAVSGSATLLFPSPVPVGSYSLDVAFSNASGTTISLPMIETVNIYSNLVSTGSISLVQMDVPLAAKPVIRAERPTDADPLTITLTSTTTGASIRYLLLSAEPTGAFDWAASTAYAGPFTVASSETRRYLIAAACKGGYQDSLAETFVVDAEDEGSGTIEIIQPPLISHVIVSRTNSSALSPSFAATYSIQGNLTVDAFTWYIDGIAQTDGDGDGDGDGNTFTYDGTLSLGQHQVMVVFSYHDAPDTVRTASGTLRFAVDGVVATPTLSTQDVIGGKLISLACATPDATIHYTLDGTTPSSASPLYSLPFTISSTTQVKAIALREGVVDSPIFISASLLVERAATPTFTEDAEAHTVQIICSDATSVYYTLDGTIPDLTGTLYETPLSFEQTATIKAIGVASGKAVSLVGTTTHTVSYALGDTGPGGGLIFLVNADAAHDGWTYLEAAPEETGSYAWTPSSVIIGDTHTEVGTGASNTLSITSKSAEGAAKMCQDKVFGGYEDWFLPSRDELLAMTDLTEGVYWSSSEASTTSAWAFDHTEVVPSQSVVKTQLCKVRAVRAFL, from the coding sequence ATGCAGACAATACAACCTACTCAGTCCCTGAAGCGCTTGGTTCTTATTGCCCTGACAAGCCTATTTCTTCTGATCTCATGCACAGGCATGGAACAAAGAAGCGGCACCCTGTCCTTGGTGCCGGACCAAGAAGGGGCGAAGTCCATCCTCCCGGACAGCGCAAACATATCGATCAGCGTCATACAGGTCTCCGGTACAGGTCCATTGGGAGCTGTATTGGAAGCACAGAATTTCCTGCTCGGCGGGAGGATTGCCATTGATGGCCTCACCCCTGGAACCTGGACCATCCAGATAACCGGGTATAATGGGACGGTGGAACATCTTGGTACCCAGCTTACCACACTTGCTTCGCAAACAGTGGTCATCGCTTCGGGAAGAACCACCACCGCTTCGTTCAGCCTGCAATTCCTGACTGAAGGCAACGGAAGTGCCTCCATACAAGTGAACTGGCCGTCGACCAACAGCTCCATTGCTTCGGTGACGGGAGTATTGGGGGACGCAACCTCTCCCGTGGCAACGGCACATGCAGATGCAGTTTCAGGGTCGGCAACCCTGCTCTTCCCTTCCCCTGTTCCTGTAGGCAGTTATTCCCTTGATGTGGCATTTTCAAATGCTTCGGGGACCACCATCTCCCTTCCCATGATCGAAACGGTGAATATCTACAGCAACCTTGTCTCCACCGGTTCCATCTCCCTGGTACAGATGGATGTTCCTCTTGCAGCAAAGCCAGTCATCAGAGCAGAGCGGCCAACCGATGCGGACCCACTGACCATCACACTCACCAGCACCACAACCGGGGCATCCATACGGTATCTGCTGCTTTCCGCAGAACCGACCGGCGCATTTGACTGGGCTGCAAGCACAGCGTATGCAGGACCATTCACCGTTGCCAGCAGCGAAACGAGGCGGTATCTGATAGCAGCTGCTTGCAAGGGTGGGTACCAAGACTCCCTTGCTGAAACGTTTGTGGTGGATGCCGAAGATGAAGGTTCGGGTACCATTGAGATCATCCAACCTCCCCTCATTTCCCATGTAATCGTAAGCAGGACGAACAGTTCGGCCCTCAGCCCATCGTTTGCGGCTACCTACAGCATCCAGGGCAACCTTACCGTCGATGCATTCACTTGGTATATCGACGGGATTGCACAAACAGATGGGGATGGGGATGGGGATGGGGATGGCAACACCTTCACCTACGATGGAACGCTTTCGCTGGGCCAGCACCAAGTCATGGTGGTGTTCTCCTATCATGATGCGCCGGATACGGTGCGGACAGCCAGCGGAACGCTGCGTTTCGCAGTTGATGGGGTTGTTGCAACCCCCACCCTTTCGACCCAGGATGTCATCGGGGGCAAGTTGATAAGCCTTGCATGTGCAACGCCGGATGCAACCATCCACTATACGCTTGATGGTACGACTCCCTCTTCTGCCAGTCCGCTCTACTCTTTGCCGTTCACCATTTCCAGCACGACCCAGGTCAAGGCCATCGCGCTCAGGGAAGGTGTGGTTGACTCTCCAATCTTCATCAGTGCCAGCCTTTTGGTGGAACGTGCAGCTACCCCAACCTTTACGGAAGATGCAGAAGCACATACTGTGCAGATCATCTGTTCTGATGCAACTTCGGTGTACTACACACTCGATGGGACAATTCCTGATCTCACAGGCACGCTCTATGAAACACCACTCTCATTTGAACAGACTGCCACCATCAAAGCGATTGGGGTGGCATCGGGAAAGGCTGTGTCCTTGGTGGGAACCACCACCCATACAGTCTCCTATGCCTTGGGAGACACAGGACCGGGGGGTGGCCTCATCTTCTTGGTGAATGCTGATGCAGCACATGATGGCTGGACGTATCTTGAGGCAGCCCCAGAAGAGACGGGAAGCTATGCCTGGACACCATCTTCAGTGATCATCGGCGACACGCACACCGAGGTGGGGACAGGAGCATCCAATACCCTGTCCATCACAAGCAAATCAGCTGAAGGTGCGGCAAAAATGTGTCAGGACAAGGTCTTCGGGGGGTATGAGGATTGGTTCCTTCCCTCTCGTGATGAACTGTTGGCAATGACCGACCTGACTGAAGGCGTGTACTGGTCCTCCTCCGAGGCCAGTACCACCTCGGCATGGGCGTTTGACCATACCGAGGTTGTTCCTTCCCAAAGCGTAGTGAAGACACAGTTGTGCAAGGTTCGTGCCGTAAGGGCTTTCCTATAG
- a CDS encoding FN3 associated domain-containing protein: MLSVLCVSCRASYESLYGSVAIDCAAVRTIQPSDEDIAITHLKILCSQSGAGNASLPPQVRQMGSPIVIDGLLPGTWEITVCGLGSDDGEAVVTREARQSILISSGQTSRAIFSLSYLTDGFGTCAVSLSWSAAAPSISTLSCSLTQEDQTRFTFTDSSPFAFAEGVYTGRCASEGVVDVGTYDLDVVLTNRSGTRIQFPNLESIRIFSQRHSEGTLPLSFPSATISHMVQSASFASDTPVQISICAFPLEVPIYYTTDGSDPTTSSNLYTAPLILNRTTTVKAVAALDGYADSAISTGVYTASNFAITTPPQIGEMDIITSDYQTYAVVILEETGLDENHYSWYVNGILQEGEHDYHITLAGLAPGTRFRIMAKVQKGDQSLNTFTHTEYFTIPVEG; encoded by the coding sequence ATGCTTTCCGTTCTGTGTGTTTCCTGCAGGGCCTCGTATGAGTCCTTGTATGGTTCGGTTGCCATTGATTGTGCAGCGGTGAGGACCATCCAGCCATCCGATGAGGATATTGCAATCACCCACCTGAAGATACTCTGCAGTCAGAGCGGTGCCGGCAATGCCTCGTTGCCCCCACAGGTCAGACAGATGGGAAGCCCCATCGTCATCGATGGCTTGCTGCCAGGTACTTGGGAGATTACCGTGTGCGGTCTGGGTTCAGATGATGGCGAAGCGGTGGTCACCAGGGAAGCCAGACAGTCTATCCTCATCTCATCCGGCCAAACCTCGCGTGCAATTTTCAGTCTCTCCTACCTGACCGATGGGTTTGGAACCTGCGCCGTCTCGCTCTCATGGAGTGCGGCAGCGCCATCCATTTCCACACTCTCCTGTTCGCTCACCCAGGAAGACCAAACACGCTTCACATTCACCGATTCCAGCCCCTTTGCCTTTGCCGAAGGCGTATATACCGGCAGGTGTGCATCTGAGGGTGTGGTGGATGTCGGCACATACGATTTGGATGTCGTGCTGACCAATCGGTCGGGTACCCGGATCCAGTTTCCCAACTTGGAAAGCATACGGATTTTCAGCCAAAGACATTCCGAAGGAACCCTTCCTCTCTCATTTCCCTCCGCTACCATCTCGCACATGGTGCAAAGTGCATCCTTTGCATCCGATACCCCTGTTCAGATATCCATATGTGCATTTCCCCTTGAGGTCCCCATCTATTACACGACCGATGGCAGCGATCCCACCACATCCAGCAACCTCTATACCGCACCTCTTATCCTAAACCGGACGACTACGGTCAAGGCAGTTGCTGCCCTTGATGGCTATGCGGATTCTGCTATTTCCACCGGGGTCTACACGGCAAGCAACTTTGCCATCACCACACCGCCGCAGATAGGGGAGATGGACATCATCACCAGCGACTACCAGACCTACGCTGTGGTGATCCTGGAAGAGACCGGTCTGGATGAGAACCACTACAGCTGGTATGTCAATGGCATTCTGCAAGAGGGTGAGCATGACTACCACATCACCTTGGCCGGACTCGCACCGGGAACCAGGTTTCGCATCATGGCCAAGGTCCAGAAAGGGGACCAGAGCCTGAATACGTTCACCCACACAGAATACTTCACCATACCGGTGGAAGGATGA
- a CDS encoding chitobiase/beta-hexosaminidase C-terminal domain-containing protein, whose product MKNRLIMVSLLIMVIVLLFASCSQPGMPDYLVGGVHLTVAGSCDEVCALLEQALSGEETEFQLIGTGPRGYSVQRTHTKLPWAVHRLPVGSWTLQFSVQDAVGDVVLQGNSMVEVRPGSVDELIVTLSLPTAENQVSSPMFSPAPGTISSSQPISLSCATPDAMIHYTLDGSEPTASSTRYTAPFLLGASAVVKAIAVKEGMSSSVPVQASYTLAPVQVATPTISASESTFASQATVNLACATEGASIHYTLDGTTPTSSSALYTAPLTIFDTTTIKAIAIKSGWEASSVAQATYTKQSRTATPVITPAGSVFTGSLEVRITAATADSVIHYTLDGSIPSASSPTYTGPILLTDSAVVKAIAVKQGMLDSLTASESYTLRSTVADPVFSPEPVASGFNAAQSVTISCQTIGAAIHYTSAIGDAVPSDPNASSPLYSGAITVDETTTIKAIAIKDSCDDSAVITKTFIINGSIIIEI is encoded by the coding sequence ATGAAGAACCGGCTTATCATGGTTTCTCTCCTCATCATGGTTATCGTTCTCTTGTTCGCAAGCTGCAGTCAGCCCGGAATGCCGGACTATCTTGTAGGTGGTGTGCACCTTACCGTAGCCGGTTCGTGCGATGAGGTGTGTGCACTGCTTGAGCAAGCCCTCAGTGGAGAGGAGACGGAGTTTCAACTCATTGGTACTGGTCCAAGAGGGTACTCGGTACAACGGACACATACAAAACTTCCCTGGGCGGTACACCGGCTTCCTGTCGGCAGCTGGACACTGCAATTCTCCGTGCAGGATGCCGTGGGCGATGTCGTCCTGCAAGGCAACAGCATGGTGGAGGTTCGTCCAGGTTCTGTTGATGAGCTGATTGTCACCCTTTCCTTGCCTACCGCGGAGAACCAGGTTTCCAGTCCGATGTTTTCTCCGGCTCCTGGGACGATATCCTCAAGTCAACCCATCTCCCTTAGCTGTGCAACACCCGATGCCATGATCCATTACACCCTCGACGGCAGTGAACCTACCGCATCGAGCACCCGCTATACCGCACCTTTCCTGCTGGGAGCAAGTGCAGTGGTCAAAGCCATTGCAGTGAAAGAGGGGATGAGTTCCTCAGTGCCAGTCCAGGCCTCCTACACCCTCGCTCCTGTACAGGTAGCCACTCCCACGATATCAGCTTCTGAGAGCACCTTTGCAAGTCAGGCTACGGTGAATCTTGCCTGCGCTACCGAGGGCGCTTCTATCCACTACACCCTTGATGGAACCACGCCGACGTCCTCGAGCGCACTCTATACCGCTCCGCTGACGATCTTTGACACCACCACCATCAAAGCCATTGCCATCAAGAGTGGGTGGGAAGCTTCTTCGGTCGCCCAAGCCACCTATACAAAACAATCCAGGACAGCCACTCCCGTCATCACCCCTGCAGGGTCCGTTTTTACCGGTTCCCTGGAAGTCCGGATTACCGCTGCGACTGCGGATAGTGTGATTCATTACACCCTGGATGGATCAATACCCAGTGCATCGAGTCCCACCTATACGGGGCCGATCCTTCTCACCGATAGTGCCGTAGTGAAGGCAATCGCCGTCAAGCAAGGGATGCTCGACAGTCTGACGGCAAGCGAGAGTTATACCTTGCGCTCAACAGTAGCTGACCCGGTATTCTCGCCCGAACCGGTTGCAAGCGGCTTCAACGCAGCCCAGTCGGTTACGATCAGCTGCCAAACCATTGGTGCTGCAATCCATTACACGAGTGCAATCGGGGATGCGGTACCCTCTGATCCAAACGCCTCGAGCCCCTTGTATTCAGGAGCCATCACCGTGGACGAAACCACCACCATCAAGGCCATTGCCATCAAGGATAGCTGTGATGACTCTGCCGTCATAACCAAGACATTCATCATCAATGGTTCCATCATCATTGAGATATAG